From Candidatus Dependentiae bacterium, one genomic window encodes:
- a CDS encoding Rne/Rng family ribonuclease: MKKILINKAPWQTRIAVTHDNRAQNIYFSAPLTTHLERSYFKGRITKILPGIQTAFVDIGQEKAGFLHISEIDRDLAIEKISKITQLDDDAPKKPKREKLDIAKIFNEGDDVLVQVNKEPVYQKGAKLTTCFTLPGRFVVLMPNIPRIGVSKKIEDRDERYRLKELVSAKLPENMGAIIRTSADSTDQKEIYKDINYLLATWETIQNNFKAAEPAAKIHEDLELTLQIVRDHLDDDVEAVITDDRDNQQQICKFVKKMAPEFVDRIRYYNNPINIFDFYGIQDQIHDTLKKKAHLKSGGSLIIETTEAMTVVDVNTGRFVGKTNLEDTILKTNLEAAEEVVRQLRLRNIGGLIVIDFIDMATSANRHKLMRHFDKMLKEKDRFQSVVLKVSEFGLVQMTRKRSGKTLQQLLTNDCPTCRGSGHVKSIETECFEILRNVETAALDLQPDAELLVYLNPEMFAYVTQEQYNSLLALEKMFQGKIIVESTPGLHRYEYKIEKK; the protein is encoded by the coding sequence ATGAAAAAAATATTAATAAATAAAGCCCCATGGCAAACACGTATCGCAGTAACACACGATAATCGTGCACAAAACATTTACTTCTCAGCACCTTTAACTACCCATCTGGAACGTAGTTACTTTAAGGGCCGCATAACAAAGATTCTTCCCGGTATTCAAACAGCATTTGTTGATATCGGACAAGAAAAAGCCGGTTTTTTGCATATTTCTGAAATTGATCGTGATTTAGCCATTGAGAAAATAAGTAAAATAACTCAGCTTGATGACGATGCGCCTAAAAAACCTAAACGTGAAAAACTGGATATCGCCAAAATATTCAATGAAGGCGATGACGTTTTAGTACAAGTAAACAAAGAGCCTGTATATCAAAAAGGTGCAAAATTAACTACCTGTTTCACCTTACCCGGCAGATTTGTTGTGCTTATGCCAAACATTCCGCGCATTGGTGTATCAAAAAAAATCGAAGATCGTGACGAACGTTATCGTCTTAAAGAATTGGTCAGTGCAAAACTACCGGAAAATATGGGTGCCATTATTCGTACATCAGCTGACAGCACTGATCAAAAAGAAATTTACAAAGACATCAACTACCTTCTTGCAACTTGGGAAACTATTCAAAATAATTTCAAAGCAGCTGAACCTGCTGCAAAAATACATGAAGATTTAGAACTGACATTACAAATTGTTCGCGACCACCTCGATGACGATGTTGAAGCAGTTATTACTGACGACAGAGACAATCAACAACAAATTTGCAAATTTGTAAAAAAAATGGCACCGGAATTTGTTGATCGTATCCGTTATTATAACAATCCAATTAATATTTTTGATTTTTATGGCATTCAAGATCAAATTCATGACACGCTCAAGAAAAAAGCTCACCTCAAATCCGGTGGATCTCTAATTATTGAAACCACAGAAGCTATGACAGTCGTCGATGTCAACACCGGTAGATTTGTCGGAAAAACAAATCTAGAAGATACTATCTTAAAAACAAATCTGGAAGCTGCCGAAGAAGTTGTTCGTCAACTTCGTTTACGTAATATTGGCGGACTCATTGTCATCGACTTTATCGATATGGCAACATCTGCTAATCGCCATAAATTAATGCGACATTTTGATAAAATGCTCAAAGAAAAGGACCGCTTTCAATCAGTCGTGTTGAAAGTTTCTGAATTTGGACTTGTTCAAATGACACGCAAACGTTCAGGCAAAACATTACAACAACTGCTTACTAATGATTGCCCAACCTGCCGTGGCAGTGGACATGTTAAATCAATTGAAACTGAATGCTTTGAAATTTTACGCAATGTCGAAACTGCAGCACTGGATCTGCAACCGGATGCTGAACTATTAGTCTATCTCAATCCTGAAATGTTTGCTTATGTAACACAAGAACAATACAACTCACTCTTGGCATTAGAAAAAATGTTTCAAGGGAAAATTATTGTTGAAAGCACTCCTGGACTACATCGTTATGAGTATAAAATTGAAAAAAAATGA
- a CDS encoding amidohydrolase yields the protein MNSTQPEANAVAVKDGKIFDVGMFSRIISELTDYVVDQRFEKNIIVPGFIEAHMHPQVTGFLWQYLYVGYYDRHDPNGNLIVGCKTKQQVLERIAKAVEQKRDKNGWIIAWGYQSEFYGHEPLVVDELDPISRHYKVMVENANMHALYVNSAVLEEIGIDTDTEIPGVSLFEGKFTGELLELQAMRLALAHLPEITIKDMCNITRAASRLAHRVGVTTMVDAACGLAFLTHGLEAYQHEVPKSDFPQRVVLFPINGLVLNKGLDYIQELRKKDTAKLSVDAVKFLTDGSLQCHTAHLQWPFYHHCGCNGMENISIEELKKQWLMFHEAGLRVAVHVNGSQAIEQALQASKYVLDIYPRFDHRHSFEHTQMATENQLERMAALGVVSNFFINHIYYWGDTHIKNLGLTRAQNLNPLQSALRHGVRFSVHSDASVTPVDPLFSMWVATNRISASGNVLGKHQCISVYEALKAVTLDAAYLLHKDNVLGSIEIGKYADFTILDKNPLEVNKKTIKDIKVKATVLGGKVFPVHVPGSWRYLRLNNACKKLLQQYQFSL from the coding sequence ATGAATTCTACGCAACCTGAAGCGAATGCGGTTGCGGTAAAAGATGGTAAAATTTTTGATGTAGGGATGTTTTCACGAATTATATCAGAATTAACCGATTACGTAGTTGACCAACGTTTTGAGAAAAATATTATAGTTCCAGGCTTTATTGAAGCGCATATGCATCCACAGGTGACAGGTTTCTTGTGGCAGTATCTCTACGTTGGCTACTATGATCGTCATGATCCAAATGGGAACTTGATTGTAGGTTGTAAAACAAAACAACAGGTTCTTGAGCGCATTGCAAAAGCAGTTGAACAGAAAAGAGATAAAAATGGATGGATTATAGCTTGGGGTTATCAATCAGAGTTTTATGGTCATGAACCATTAGTTGTTGATGAGTTAGATCCGATTTCACGACATTATAAGGTTATGGTTGAAAATGCAAATATGCATGCACTTTATGTGAATAGCGCAGTTCTTGAAGAAATTGGTATAGATACGGATACAGAAATTCCTGGCGTGAGTTTGTTTGAAGGTAAATTTACGGGTGAATTGCTTGAATTACAAGCTATGAGATTAGCTCTTGCACATTTGCCAGAAATAACTATTAAAGATATGTGTAATATTACGCGAGCGGCTTCACGATTAGCGCACCGCGTTGGTGTTACTACAATGGTAGATGCTGCGTGCGGTCTTGCGTTTTTGACTCATGGGTTGGAAGCATACCAACATGAAGTGCCAAAATCGGATTTTCCACAACGTGTAGTGTTGTTTCCTATCAATGGTTTAGTTCTTAACAAGGGACTTGATTATATACAAGAGTTGCGCAAAAAAGATACAGCTAAGCTTTCAGTTGATGCAGTTAAGTTTCTAACAGATGGTTCGTTGCAATGTCATACCGCTCATTTACAATGGCCATTTTATCATCACTGCGGATGTAATGGTATGGAAAATATTTCTATTGAAGAGCTTAAAAAGCAATGGCTTATGTTTCATGAGGCAGGGTTGCGTGTGGCGGTGCATGTGAATGGTAGTCAAGCGATAGAGCAAGCATTGCAAGCATCTAAATATGTTCTAGATATATATCCGCGTTTTGATCATCGTCATAGTTTTGAGCATACACAAATGGCTACTGAAAATCAGCTTGAACGTATGGCAGCATTGGGGGTGGTATCAAATTTTTTTATTAACCATATATATTATTGGGGTGATACGCATATTAAAAATTTAGGGTTAACACGTGCTCAAAATTTAAACCCATTGCAATCGGCATTACGTCATGGTGTGCGATTTAGCGTGCATTCAGATGCATCAGTGACACCGGTTGATCCATTATTTTCTATGTGGGTTGCGACTAATCGTATTTCGGCTTCAGGAAATGTTTTGGGAAAACATCAATGTATCAGTGTGTATGAAGCGCTTAAAGCAGTAACATTAGATGCAGCATATTTGTTGCATAAAGATAATGTTCTTGGCAGTATAGAAATCGGAAAATATGCTGATTTTACCATTCTGGATAAAAATCCACTAGAGGTTAACAAGAAAACAATTAAAGATATTAAAGTGAAAGCAACCGTTTTGGGAGGCAAAGTTTTTCCTGTTCATGTCCCTGGCAGTTGGCGCTATTTGAGATTGAACAATGCATGCAAAAAACTTTTACAGCAATATCAATTTTCATTATGA
- a CDS encoding OmpA family protein, protein MLNNKFTLLSLALLLALSGCEKQCNDCDPCSEVDVPVSDVQFHSMFDEGLEEFDVATEVEVDGVSCDLHDFVWVEDTENADGFKNVCFSFDGDNVREDQADALVHNIELAKSRLNDDSDYPATIVIEGHACHSAGRPAYNMAKSESRAKAVYEKCVEAGIPADCIKVVGRGQEVPAIIDGVEVTGDRVAQAPNRRCEMRVIYA, encoded by the coding sequence ATGTTAAACAATAAATTTACCTTGTTGAGTTTGGCCTTATTGCTAGCTTTGTCTGGATGTGAAAAACAGTGTAATGATTGTGATCCATGCAGCGAAGTTGACGTGCCTGTTTCAGATGTACAATTTCATAGTATGTTTGATGAAGGGTTAGAAGAATTTGATGTAGCAACAGAAGTTGAAGTTGATGGTGTGTCATGTGATTTACATGATTTTGTATGGGTAGAAGATACTGAAAATGCTGATGGCTTTAAAAATGTATGCTTTAGTTTCGATGGGGATAATGTAAGAGAAGATCAAGCTGACGCACTTGTACATAACATTGAACTTGCAAAATCTCGTTTGAATGATGATTCAGATTATCCGGCAACAATAGTTATTGAAGGGCATGCATGTCATTCAGCCGGTCGTCCTGCATATAATATGGCAAAATCAGAATCACGTGCAAAAGCTGTATATGAAAAGTGTGTAGAAGCTGGTATTCCTGCAGATTGCATTAAAGTTGTAGGTCGCGGACAAGAAGTTCCTGCAATTATTGATGGCGTTGAAGTAACCGGTGATCGCGTTGCACAAGCACCGAATCGTCGTTGTGAAATGAGAGTTATATACGCTTAG
- the gatB gene encoding Asp-tRNA(Asn)/Glu-tRNA(Gln) amidotransferase subunit GatB: MSKKQPSILDHYPDYALNIGIEVHVQLDTNSKIFCPSNNKQCKSPNECICNICAGYPGVLPVLNKKVVDFGILAGLATNCTINNISSFARKHYFYPDLPKGYQITQDKDPICSEGFVPIRLEDGSTKNIRLIRIHMEEDAGKNIHASGTNESFVDLNRAGTPLLEIVTYPDIESTYEAKAYLKTLHQIVTYLGICTGNMEEGAFRADTNISVRKKDAKELGTRCEMKNINSFKFIGDAIEHEIERHIDILESGGSIKQETRLWDTHKKITKPMRSKEEAADYRYFPEPDLPLIEINEEWISRIKKIMPELPKAKFDRLVNEVKLTPYEAEILVDNKEIADYFEQARELTKSKQLINWILRDLMGHLKEHKIDVHVCKVTPALMAELLELQEKGTINAAAAKEVFEIVAQTGQKPADVVKEKGLEQIGSPEELEAIVKEIVDAHPDQVAQLKSGKDRMFGFFVGQAMKKTEGKGNPKIIQELLKKHLS; this comes from the coding sequence GTGTCCAAAAAACAACCTTCTATTTTAGATCATTATCCAGATTATGCATTGAATATCGGTATAGAGGTCCATGTACAACTCGATACCAACAGCAAAATCTTCTGCCCAAGTAACAACAAACAATGCAAAAGCCCTAATGAATGCATTTGTAATATATGCGCCGGATATCCGGGAGTTTTGCCTGTACTCAATAAAAAAGTGGTTGATTTTGGTATTTTAGCAGGACTTGCAACGAACTGCACCATTAATAATATTTCATCATTTGCTCGCAAACATTACTTTTATCCTGACTTGCCAAAGGGGTACCAAATTACCCAAGATAAAGATCCAATTTGCTCTGAAGGCTTTGTTCCTATTCGGTTGGAAGATGGCTCAACAAAAAACATTCGTTTAATTCGTATTCATATGGAAGAAGATGCAGGAAAAAATATTCATGCATCAGGAACCAATGAAAGTTTCGTCGATTTAAATCGTGCCGGAACACCCTTGCTAGAGATTGTTACCTATCCTGATATTGAAAGTACCTATGAAGCGAAAGCGTATCTAAAAACATTGCATCAAATTGTTACCTATTTAGGCATCTGTACCGGAAACATGGAAGAAGGTGCATTTCGTGCAGACACCAATATTTCTGTGCGCAAAAAAGATGCAAAAGAACTTGGTACACGTTGCGAGATGAAAAATATTAATTCATTTAAATTCATTGGCGATGCAATTGAGCATGAAATCGAACGCCATATTGACATTCTTGAATCCGGCGGAAGCATCAAACAAGAAACTCGCTTATGGGATACCCATAAAAAAATAACCAAACCGATGCGCTCAAAAGAAGAAGCGGCTGATTACCGTTATTTCCCTGAGCCTGATTTACCGCTCATTGAGATCAACGAAGAATGGATCTCTCGCATAAAAAAAATCATGCCTGAGCTACCAAAAGCAAAATTTGACCGCTTGGTAAACGAAGTCAAACTAACGCCTTACGAAGCTGAAATCCTGGTTGATAATAAAGAAATAGCTGACTACTTTGAGCAAGCACGCGAACTAACCAAAAGCAAACAACTGATCAACTGGATATTGCGTGATTTAATGGGGCACCTAAAAGAGCATAAGATCGATGTTCATGTATGCAAAGTAACTCCGGCGTTAATGGCAGAACTTCTTGAACTTCAAGAAAAAGGAACCATCAATGCTGCTGCTGCAAAAGAAGTATTTGAAATCGTTGCTCAAACCGGTCAAAAGCCTGCTGATGTGGTCAAAGAAAAAGGATTAGAGCAAATCGGTTCACCTGAAGAGCTTGAAGCAATTGTCAAAGAAATTGTCGATGCTCACCCGGATCAAGTTGCACAACTTAAATCAGGAAAAGATCGCATGTTCGGATTTTTTGTTGGCCAAGCAATGAAAAAAACAGAAGGCAAAGGCAATCCAAAAATCATTCAAGAATTGCTTAAAAAACATTTGAGCTAA
- a CDS encoding PEP/pyruvate-binding domain-containing protein encodes MLKKNLLYIIFLGNISCTFAQTSLNNVGFKTQQLYDLQSVAEKINRLKPLGNYRVAIPPFVTLRSIDVEHFLAGIPSGIEEKRGRKKYKLSMLDYIKKLWANVVLETRAYKEITLKAREDLIAIRAAIQTAFQHDIASGKIDSAIQSFLERSQRQKNNLIVRSSTKQPLFGAKSVYPIAARNINAGIAQVLISYFNEDTIAQMMSYRLLDNTLHLEVILQSMIMEDTNANGLVVSGVSCSYDNTSNIPHIVSIESAFGHSQGIKDASVALDRFYVHDDMVYPVIAKKINRLIPDFDMMHARMVPNTHNLQEKPTLDVQAAKEIARAAQLLEELYDNSVCVHFIKRDNTIYLVKIQIPELEQAALPSSFDQLYTKKLKNEHTVAITPVLPFHELIVVKKRKKIILAPHARKFLELLEKREDKDEIVLGILKERPATWSKEVELLALTKKPIIWSSDFETLRMWIDQNSWPLVFDIQQKIAFPFKRCRGFCTLFQAIETGIKTHPVAEQVSTLPTFFPEINNVEREALKPDEFFSGVPFEHLFDLLKFGSLETATQALKTALFRLNNIIVHGQITKKECELNEQPFEDAQLIQKQQLYQYIERVAYQLLKQLQQWDRSNKKPADDLEKIFLINMLHALIDQQPNEQIVQNSSFNEANKQ; translated from the coding sequence ATGTTAAAAAAAAATCTGTTATATATCATTTTCCTAGGTAATATCAGTTGCACTTTTGCACAAACATCACTCAACAATGTTGGTTTCAAAACCCAGCAACTCTATGATTTACAATCTGTTGCTGAAAAAATAAACCGTTTAAAACCGTTAGGAAATTATCGCGTTGCAATTCCGCCATTTGTAACATTAAGATCTATTGATGTTGAACATTTTCTAGCCGGCATTCCTTCGGGGATAGAAGAAAAACGTGGGCGTAAAAAATATAAACTATCGATGCTTGATTATATAAAAAAATTATGGGCAAATGTTGTACTGGAAACTCGTGCATATAAAGAAATTACCCTAAAAGCTCGAGAAGATCTCATCGCCATACGTGCCGCAATTCAAACAGCATTTCAACATGATATTGCAAGCGGCAAAATAGATAGCGCTATTCAATCTTTTTTAGAGCGCAGTCAACGACAAAAAAATAATTTAATCGTCAGAAGCTCCACAAAGCAACCTCTGTTTGGTGCAAAAAGTGTCTATCCTATTGCAGCACGCAATATTAATGCCGGTATCGCACAAGTTCTCATATCATATTTCAATGAAGATACGATTGCCCAAATGATGTCATACAGATTATTAGACAATACATTACATCTTGAAGTTATTTTACAATCAATGATCATGGAGGACACCAATGCAAATGGCCTTGTAGTGTCCGGAGTCAGTTGTTCATATGACAATACAAGCAATATCCCTCACATTGTTTCTATCGAAAGTGCCTTTGGTCATAGCCAAGGAATAAAAGATGCTTCAGTAGCTCTTGATAGATTTTATGTCCATGACGATATGGTGTATCCGGTTATTGCAAAAAAAATAAATCGTTTAATTCCCGATTTTGACATGATGCATGCACGCATGGTCCCAAATACTCATAACCTTCAAGAAAAACCTACTCTTGATGTACAAGCTGCAAAAGAGATTGCACGTGCAGCACAACTACTTGAAGAACTTTATGACAATTCGGTTTGTGTTCATTTTATAAAACGTGATAACACTATTTATTTAGTGAAAATCCAAATCCCTGAACTGGAGCAAGCTGCATTACCCAGCTCATTTGACCAACTGTATACAAAAAAACTAAAAAATGAACATACTGTTGCCATTACACCTGTTTTGCCATTTCATGAACTGATTGTAGTAAAAAAAAGAAAAAAAATAATTCTGGCTCCTCATGCACGTAAGTTTTTAGAACTTCTTGAAAAACGTGAGGATAAAGATGAAATAGTTCTCGGCATACTAAAAGAACGCCCGGCAACATGGTCAAAAGAGGTAGAACTTTTAGCTCTTACAAAAAAACCGATCATTTGGAGCTCTGACTTTGAAACACTGCGCATGTGGATCGATCAAAATAGTTGGCCACTGGTATTTGATATACAACAAAAAATTGCTTTTCCTTTTAAACGCTGTCGCGGCTTTTGTACTTTATTTCAAGCAATTGAAACCGGCATCAAAACTCATCCTGTTGCCGAACAAGTTTCTACATTACCAACATTTTTTCCTGAAATTAATAATGTCGAGCGAGAAGCTTTAAAGCCTGATGAATTTTTTAGCGGTGTACCATTTGAACATTTATTCGATTTACTCAAATTCGGATCATTAGAAACAGCAACGCAAGCATTAAAAACAGCATTATTTCGTTTAAATAATATTATTGTACATGGCCAAATCACAAAAAAAGAATGTGAATTAAATGAGCAACCATTTGAAGATGCACAATTAATTCAAAAACAGCAGCTGTATCAATATATCGAACGAGTTGCATATCAACTCCTCAAACAACTACAACAATGGGATCGTTCAAACAAAAAACCAGCTGATGATCTTGAAAAAATATTCTTAATTAATATGTTGCATGCATTGATTGATCAACAACCTAATGAACAAATAGTACAAAATAGTTCATTTAATGAGGCGAATAAACAATAA